Proteins from a single region of Meles meles chromosome 10, mMelMel3.1 paternal haplotype, whole genome shotgun sequence:
- the NOS3 gene encoding nitric oxide synthase, endothelial isoform X3, whose amino-acid sequence MGNLKSVGQEPGPPCGLGLGLGLGLCGKQGPASPTSSEPSRAPAPAPPPAPDRSSPPLTRPPDGPKFPRVKNWEVGSITYDTLSAQSQQDGPCTPRRCLGSLVFPRKLQSRPSQDPPPTEQLLSQARDFINQYYSSIKRSGSQAHEQRLQEMEAEVAATGTYQLRESELVFGAKQAWRNAPRCVGRIQWGKLQVFDARDCSSAQEMFTYICNHIKYATNRGNLRSAITVFPQRAPGRGDFRIWNSQLVRYAGYRQQDGSVRGDPANVEITELCVQHGWTPGNGRFDVLPLLLQAPDEPPELFALPPELVLEVPLEHPTLEWFAALGLRWYALPAVSNMLLEIGGLEFPAAPFSGWYMSTEIGTRNLCDPHRYNILEDVAVCMDLDTRTTSSLWKDKAAVEINLAVLHSYQLAKVTIVDHHAATASFMKHLENEQKARGGCPADWAWIVPPISGSLTPVFHQEMVNYVLSPAFRYQPDPWKGSGSKGTGITRKKTFKEVANAVKISASLMGTVMAKRVKATILYGSETGRAQSYAQQLGRLFRKAFDPRVLCMDEYDVVSLEHETLVLVVTSTFGNGDPPENGESFAAALMEMSGPYNSSPRPEQHKSYKIRFNSVSCSDPLVSSWRRKRKESSNTDSAGALGTLRFCVFGLGSRAYPHFCAFARAVDTRLEELGGERLLQLGQGDELCGQEEAFRGWAQAAFQASCETFCVGEDAKAAARDIFSPKRSWKRQRYRLSTQAEGLQLLPGLIHVHRRKMFQATVLSVENLQSSKSTRATILVRLDTGGQEALQYQPGDHIGICPPNRPGLVEALLSRVEDPPPPGEPVAVEQLEKGSPGGPPPGWVRDPRLPPCTLRQALTFFLDITSPPSPQLLRLLSTLAEESGEQQELESLSQDPRRYEEWKWFRCPTLLEVLEQFPSVALPAPLLLTQLPLLQPRYYSVSSAPSAHPGEIHLTVAVLAYRTQDGLGPLHYGVCSTWLSQLKAGDPVPCFIRGAPSFRLPPDPSLPCILVGPGTGIAPFRGFWQERLHDIDSKARPPLPRRGAGCPAARSFWARPHRLLPGARQP is encoded by the exons ATGGGCAACTTGAAGAGTGTGGGCCAGGAGCCCGGGCCGCCCTGTGGCCTggggctgggcctgggcctggggctgtgCGGCAAGCAGGGCCCGGCCTCCCCGACCTCCTCTGAGCCCAGCAGGGCACCAGCGCCCGCGCCCCCACCCGCACCAGACCGCAG CAGCCCCCCACTCACCCGGCCCCCGGACGGGCCCAAGTTTCCCCGAGTGAAGAACTGGGAGGTGGGGAGCATCACCTATGATACCCTGAGTGCCCAGTCACAGCAG GATGGGCCCTGCACCCCCCGACGCTGCCTGGGCTCGCTGGTGTTCCCGCGGAAACTGCAGAGCCGGCCATCTCAGGACCCCCCACCCACGGAGCAGCTGCTGAGTCAGGCCAGGGACTTCATCAACCAGTACTATAGCTCCATCAAGAG GAGCGGCTCCCAGGCCCATGAGCAGAGGCTTCAGGAGATGGAAGCCGAGGTGGCAGCCACGGGCACCTACCAGCTCCGGGAGAGTGAGCTGGTGTTCGGGGCCAAGCAGGCCTGGCGTAACGCACCCCGCTGCGTGGGCCGGATCCAGTGGGGGAAGCTGCAG GTGTTCGATGCCCGGGACTGCAGCTCAGCCCAGGAGATGTTCACCTACATCTGCAACCACATCAAGTATGCCACCAACCGGGGCAACCTCCG CTCGGCCATCACAGTGTTCCCCCAGCGCGCCCCAGGTCGTGGAGACTTCCGAATCTGGAACAGCCAGCTGGTGCGCTACGCGGGCTACAGGCAGCAGGATGGCTCAGTGCGGGGGGACCCAGCCAACGTGGAGATCACCGAG CTCTGCGTCCAGCACGGCTGGACCCCAGGAAACGGTCGCTTTGACGTGCTGCCACTCCTGCTCCAGGCCCCGGATGAGCCCCCAGAGCTCTTTGCTCTGCCCCCCGAGCTGGTCCTCGAGGTGCCCCTGGAGCACCCCAC GCTGGAGTGGTTTGCGGCCCTGGGCCTGCGCTGGTATGCCCTCCCGGCGGTGAGCAACATGCTGCTGGAAATCGGGGGCCTGGAGTTCCCCGCGGCCCCTTTCAGCGGCTGGTACATGAGCACTGAGATCGGCACGCGGAACCTGTGCGACCCTCACCGATATAACATCCTGGAG GATGTGGCGGTCTGCATGGACTTGGACACCAGGACAACCTCATCCCTGTGGAAAGACAAGGCAGCGGTGGAAATCAACTTGGCCGTGCTGCACAGTTACCAG ctGGCCAAAGTGACCATCGTGGACCACCACGCTGCCACTGCCTCCTTCATGAAGCACCTGGAGAACGAGCAGAAGGCTAGGGGGGGCTGCCCTGCCGACTGGGCCTGGATCGTGCCCCCCATCTCTGGCAGCCTCACCCCTGTCTTCCATCAGGAGATGGTCAACTACGTCCTGTCCCCCGCCTTCCGCTATCAG CCAGACCCATGGAAGGGGAGTGGATCCAAGGGTACCGGCATCACCAGGAAGAAGACCTTTAAGGAAGTGGCCAA TGCGGTGAAGATCTCAGCCTCGCTCATGGGCACCGTGATGGCAAAGCGAGTGAAGGCAACCATCCTGTATGGCTCCGAGACCGGCCGGGCCCAGAGCTACGCACAGCAGCTGGGGAGACTCTTCCGGAAGGCTTTCGACCCCCGG GTCCTGTGCATGGATGAGTACGATGTGGTGTCCCTTGAGCATGAGACGCTGGTGTTGGTGGTGACCAGTACATTTGGGAATGGTGACCCCCCAGAGAATGGAGAG AGTTTTGCGGCGGCCCTGATGGAGATGTCCGGCCCCTACAACAGCTCTCCTCGGCCAGAACAGCACAA GAGTTACAAAATCCGCTTCAACAGCGTCTCCTGCTCAGACCCGCTGGTGTCCTCTTGGAGGCGGAAGAGAAAGGAGTCCAGTAACACAGACAGCGCGGGGGCCCTGGGCACCCTCAG GTTCTGTGTGTTCGGGCTGGGCTCCCGGGCGTACCCCCACTTCTGCGCCTTTGCTCGTGCGGTGGACACGCGGCTGGAAGAGCTGGGCGGGGAGCGGCTACTGCAGCTGGGCCAGGGAGACGAGCTGTGCGGCCAGGAGGAGGCCTTCCGTGGCTGGGCCCAGGCCGCCTTCCAG GCCTCCTGTGAGACTTTCTGCGTGGGAGAGGATGCCAAGGCGGCTGCCCGGGACATATTCAGCCCCAAACGGAGCTGGAAGCGCCAGCGGTaccgactgagcacccaggccgAGGGCCTCCAGCTGCTGCCAG GCCTGATCCACGTGCACAGGAGAAAGATGTTCCAGGCTACTGTCCTCTCAGTGGAAAACCTGCAAAGCAGCAAGTCCAC CCGGGCCACCATCCTGGTGCGGCTCGACACCGGAGGCCAGGAGGCCCTACAGTACCAGCCCGGGGATCACATAGGCATCTGCCCGCCCAACCGGCCGGGCCTCGTGGAGGCGCTGCTGAGCCGCGTGGAGGATCCGCCTCCACCCGGCGAGCCCGTGGCTGTGGAGCAGCTGGAGAAGGGCAGCCCGG GTGGCCCGCCCCCCGGCTGGGTTCGGGACCCCCGGCTGCCTCCATGCACGCTGCGCCAGGCTCTCACCTTCTTCCTGGACATCACTTCCCCGCCCAGTCCTCAACTCCTTCGACTGCTCAGCACCCTGGCCGAAGAGTCCGGCGAACAGCAGGAGCTCGAGAGCCTCAGCCAG GACCCGCGGCGGTACGAGGAGTGGAAGTGGTTCCGCTGCCCCACGCTGCTGGAGGTGCTGGAGCAGTTCCCGTCGGTGGCCCTGCCCGCGCCGCTGCTCCTCACCCAGCTACCCCTGCTCCAGCCCCGGTACTACTCAGTCAGCTCGGCACCCAGCGCCCACCCAGGAGAGATCCACCTCACCGTAGCTGTGCTGGCATACAGGACGCAGG ACGGACTGGGCCCCCTTCATTATGGAGTCTGCTCCACGTGGCTGAGCCAGCTGAAGGCTGGGGACCCCGTGCCCTGCTTCATCAGGGG